ATCAATCTCATCATGGATATCCAGCACATTTTCCGTAGCAGGCACCTCGGCGTGGAGGGAGATCATCACCCGCCCAGGACCATAGTCGTGGACGATCAGATCGTGAATTCCGATAATGCCCGGATGGGCCATCACCAAATCCCGGATTCTCTGGACAAACTCATGGGTGGGCGGCGTGCCCAGCAAGGGGTCTATAGTCTCCTTGGCAGACTTGGCTCCAGACCACAGAATCAAAGCCGCTACCAGCAGGCCTACCCATCCATCAATCAGTACTCCTGAAAATTGCCCCACCAGTGTGGCCGCCAGTACAGCAAACGTGGCGGCGCTGTCACTGAGGGAGTCCACAGCGGTGGCCAGCATAGCAGGGGCACTCAGTTTCTTTCCCAATGTATGGTTATAAAAAGCCATATACAGCTTCACTGCGATGGAGACACACAAAATCCCCAAAACCAGCGGACTGGAATCCACCGGTGATGGATGCAGAATCTTATCCAGGGACGATCTGCCCAGCTCAAAGCCCATCAGCAAAATCAGCATAGACACCGCCAAACCGGATAAATACTCGATCCGTCCATGTCCGAAAGGGTGGTGAACGTCCGGCTTCTGTCCTGCCAGATGGAAGCCAACCAAGGTGACAAAGGAACTGCCAGCGTCAGAGAGATTATTAAAGGCATCTGCAGTAATGGCGATGGAGCCGGACAGGGTGCCCGCCAAGAACTTCCCCCCAAACAACAGGAGGTTCAGTCCAATCCCCACTGCTCCACAAAGCATGCCGTAGCCTCTGCGAAGGTCGGCCGGGTCTTTCTTCCGTAAAAACAGCCGCGCCAGGAGAGAAATCATACCGTCGTCCTTTCTGACAGGGCAGGCAGATTCTGTCCCGCCCGGAAATACCGTTTCGTCACCAGATAGCAAAGGGGAATGAGATAGAGCAGCACACACCAGGGGATCGCCTCAATCCCCACGCCCAGCATCGAGAGGGGGACGGTAATAGCGATGCTCCACGGCACAAGCCCCGCGATCACTACGCCAGAATTTGCAATATCCATGGCCAGCTCCGTCCGGGAGGCGCCCCGGATGGCGTAGCTATCCGCCAGCAGCTGGGTGTCCAGCATCACCGTCACCGCCTGGTTGCAAAATACCATCACCAGCGCCGTACTGACCAGGGCTGTGGCCGGAAACAGTCCCAGACGCCCGGCGAGGCGCTCCACGTGCGTCTTGGCCGGGGCCAGCGCATCGATCCCCTCCAAAATTCCAGCGTACAGGCTGGTGATCAGCACAATGGTGCAGGTCTCCAGCATGGAAAGCATCCCTCCGCCTGAGAGAATCTCCCGCAGCGCTGCGCTTTTTGGCGTGTAGCCTCGGAGTGCGGCGGTCAGCGCCTCATTCAGGGGCATCCCCTGCAAAATCACCGTCAGTGCCAGCGCGATGGCGGCGCTGATGGCCATCGCCCACTTCACCGGCACGCGCAGCAACGGCAGGATCAGCATGGGCGCCGCCGGCAGCAGCACCGACCAGTGAAGTGCAAAGCCCTCTGAGAGCGCAGAGAGCACCGAGCCGTCCACGGCGGACATGGGGTTTTGCACGGAGGCCAGGGCGAACACCGCTACCGTCAATACCGTGGGAAGGGCCGCGGTCTTCAGCATTTCCCGCACGTTGTCATAGAGCCGCGTCTGAGTGCAGGCCGCCACCAGCGTAGCACAGGAGGACATAGGGGAGCAGCGGTCGCCAAAGTACGCCCCGGAGAGGATCGCCCCTGCTGCCATCGCCAAGTCCACACCGCCGGAGCGGGCCAGGGTGATGAGGACCACCCCCGCCGTGCCGGTGACGCCGTAGCTGGTGCCCAGGGCAAAGGACAGTGCCGCCGAGAGCAAAAACGCCGCCAGCAAAAAGAAGCCGGGGGCGATACCCCGGAGTCCGTAGTACAGGAAAAAGGAAATGGTCCCGGAGGCCCGCCACAGTGCCGTCACCACGCCGATCAACAAAAAGACAGGCACCACGATCAGCGCCTCCCGCCCCTGCTTCCAGGCCATCGCCGCCAGCACCCTGGCGGAAAAACCGCGCCGCAGCCCCAGTGCAAAAAACAGCCCCAGTCCCAAAAGCAGCGCCCACACCAGGGGATAGCCCACGATCAGGCAGGCTGCCACCGCGGCCAAAAATACGCCAAAGGAGAGGATCATGTCCGTCCCCCTGGGATGACCAGCTTCATGTGGCAGCACAGGTCGTCCAGATCCCGGTCCGTGGCGGCAGGCAGGCGGAGCTTTGCGCCGCACTCCCGGCACACTAGGTCCACCGCCGCACGGCGAATCTCCATGCCGTAGCGCCGGCTGCCGCAGGCACAGGTGACTCCGTCCGGCCGAGCGGCAATCTCCTTGAGCTCCGAGAGAATCTCATACATAATCACGCTGTCGGTAAAGGCTCCCTCCTCTGGCTGCTCCTTCTCCGCCAGGATGGCCAGCTCCCGCAGGTGCTTTTCCACCGTCCCCTCCGGCCCGATGAAGCAGGCGAACTGCCCCGTCTGACCGCAGGAGAGGGCCGTGGCCCCGTGGAGCATCCGCTCCGAGGAGCAGACGGCCGTGTGCGTCTCGCCGCACACGCCGCAGGGGATGGAGAGATGATACCGCTCCCCGTCGTAGCTCACCCGCAGGGCGCTCTCGCCGCATGCGCAGGCTACCTCCGCATTGGACGCCTCCAACGCAAAGATGGAGCGGGCAGCCATCACCGTCTTGCCGCATTTGGGACAGAGGTAGCCAAAGGTCCTCATCTCTTCATTCATATGCCAACACCTCGTTTTTTGTGCGCAGTCTTTAGGACCGTATTATAGCATCGCCCGGATTGTTTGTACAGGATAACTCTTAGCTGTGGGCCAGCCGCCACCGGAGACCCGAGTAGCGCCGCTGCTGACGGTCGTTGGCCGCCATGGAGCGGATGGCCGCGTCGTCCCCCACCACGATCATCAGCTCCCTGGCCCGGGTCAGGGCGGTATAGAGCACGCCCCGCACCATCAGCGATGGGGCCGACGGCATGGCAGCAAACACCACGCATCGGTACTCGCTGCCCTGGGCCTTGTGGACAGTCATGGCATAGGCCAGCTCCACCTCGCTGAGCATCTCCGCCGAGTAGGAGGCCGTGCGTCCGTCGAAGTCCATCTCCAGCCATTCCCCCGCCGGGTCGATCTGCACAATTCGGCCCACATCGCCGTTGAACATGCCGGTGCCCAGCATACCATCGCTCCGGGTCCAGACCACCTCATAGTCGTTGCGGGTCTGCATGATTCGGTCCCCCTCCCGGAACAGCCGCTCGCCCCACTGGAGCTCCCGCTTACCCGGAGCCCTGGGGTTCAGAGCCTCCTGCAAAAGCTGATTGAGGCGGAGGGTCCCGGAGGGGCCCTTCCGGGTGGGGGTCAGCACCTGAATCTGGTCGGCGGGAATCCCCATGTTTCCCGGCAGGCGGTCCCGGCACAGCTCCACCACTGTGTCCACCACCCGCTGGGCATCCCGGCGGCAGAGGAAGAAGAAGTCCTCCTGGTCGTTGGTCAGGCCAATGGGCTGTCCCTGGTTGACCGCGTGGGCGTTGCGAATGATGGCGGACTTCTCCGCCTGGCGGAAGACCTCCCGCAAAAAGACGGTCTCCACCCGGCCGCTGCGGATAAGATCAGCAAATACGTTCCCCGCCCCCACTGAGGGCAGCTGGTCCGCATCCCCCACCAGCACCAACCGGGTTCCGGGCCGGAGCGCCCGCAGCAGCGCGGCAAAGAGTGTCAGGTCCACCATACTCATCTCGTCCACAATCACCGCGTCCGCCTCCAGCGGCTCCTTCTCCGTCTTCTGGAAACTTACCATTCCCTCCGTCCAGTTCATGCCCAGCAGGCGGTGGATGGTCTGGGCCTCCATACCCGTCAGCTCGCTCATCCGCTTGGCCGCCCGGCCTGTGGGCGCCGCCAGCACGATCTCCAGCCCCATCTTCTGCAATAGGGCCACAATCCCCCGTACAGTGGTGGTCTTGCCGGTGCCGGGGCCGCCGGTGAGGATCAGCACCCCCCGCTCCGCCGCAAGGCGCACCGCCTGACGCTGCTGGGGGGCGTAGGTAATCCCCGCCTCCGTCTCAATCTCCGCCAGCGTCCTGTCCGCCTGACGGCTGGTGTCGACGGTGGCCGCAAGCAGACCATTCAGCCGCAGGCAGGCGGAGGTTTCCGCCTCCCACAGCCTTCGGAGATAGCAGGCATCCACGCCGGCTACCTGCTCCCGCACCACAGTTCCCCGCTCCACCAGTGCGTCCAGCGCCGCCTCCAGCCGTTCCGGGTCCCCATCCTGTAAAAGCTGGCAGGTGGCTGCAATCAGCTTGTCCCGGGGCAAAAAGACGTGGCCGTTTCCCTCGTTGTGACTAAGCTCAAAGGTCACTGCCGCCTCCAACCGCTCTTTGCTCTCAGCGGACATTCCCAGGCTCATGGCGATTTCGTCCGTGACAGAAAAGGCCACGCCGCACGCGTCGCCGGAGAGGAGGTACGGGTTCTCACGCACCTGATCCAGCGCCCCGTCACCATAGCGCTGGCGAAGCTGCATAGCCAAAACCGGCGGCAGCTGGTAGCGTGCCAGGAACTCCATCAGCCGCCGCAGCCCCATCTGCCGGCGAAAGCTCTCGGCAATCTCCTGAGCCTTTTTCGCCGTAATCCCCTTGATCAGGTTCAACCGCTCTGGCTCCCGTTCCAGAATATCCAGAGCGGCTTTGCCAAAGCGGTCTACAATCCTCCGCGCTGTGGCAGGACCCACACCCCGGCAGATGCCGGAGGCGAGGTAGCTAAAAATCTCCTCCTCGTCCTCCGGCAATGTCCGCTCCAGCTCCACAGCCCGCAGCTGCCCGCCATGCTGGGGGTGCTGTTCCCACACGCCGGAGACCGCCAGCTGCTCCCCCGGCGCCACACAGGGAATACACCCCACCACGGTGATCACCTCGCCCCCCTCGACCAGAAGCCGCAGAACCGTATAGCCGTTTTCGGCATTTTGAAAAATGACGCTATGTACGGCGCCCTCATAGGTGGCCAGTTCTTCCATGTTCCTCTCTCTTTCTCACCCCAGGTGAAATTCCGCCGCGTCCACCAGCTCGCCTCGCTTCTCCCGGTCCGCCAGGTACTGGGCCAGCCCCCTCGCATCCTCAGTCAGTCCGCAGTCCACCAGCACCATCCGTGCTCCTGGCAGGCGGCTCTGGAGCCGCCGCAGCTCCCGCACATCCGCCTCCATGGCCAGCGCCTCACCCCGCAGGGGCAGCACCAGCAAGAGCCCCGGAACGATGGGCCGCCCCGTATGGAGCACCGCGCCCGCCACCAGCCAGACCAAGGCGGTCAGGCCCACGGCGGACAAAAACGCAATCAAACCATCCTGCAGCAATGTCATTCCCAATCACCTCGGGATAGTTTATGCCAAACCGGAAAAATGGTGCCATGGCAGCGTCCCCCATTCCATCGGGCAGCTACCTCTGGTCGCTCCTCCCCACCAGATAATCCATGGAGGCCCCAAAGTGATCCGCCAGCTTCCAGGCATTTTCCAAATTGGGCAGATTCGCCCCTCTCTCAAACCGCTGATAATGTGATTCCGCCACCCCAATGGCGGCTGCGACCTGCGCCTGTGTTTCGCCCCGCTCTTGGCGCAGCGCACGTATCCGGTCTTTAAAAATGTTTTCCATCAAATACTTCTCTTAACACCGCATCTTTTTAGTGTTATTATTTTCTTGTACACTACAAAAATTTAGTGCTTTAAAAGGTGGTTTTTTATGTCTGATTTCATGATATGGCTTTACGCCCACTATATCAAGCCCCAGCTGGACGCCGCCCCGCAGGGCGATTACAGCTTCCACTTTGACCTGATGCATAACGAGCTGGGCTTCCACGCTCTGGAGAGCTATGAAAAAAGCCTGGAATTCACCGCCATCCAAGCCTTTCTCCTGGGCCTGCGCACCGGCCGCAGCCTTCCCCGAGAACGTCTTACCGCGTAATCCCCAGCTCCGCCAGGATGGCCTCCTCCCGCGCCCGCATACGGGCTTTCTCCACGCCCTCATCCAAGTGGTCGTAGCCCAACAGATGAAGGACGGAGTGAACCACCAAATATGCCAGCTCCCGGCGATTGGAGTGTCCATACTCCTTGGCCTGGGCTGCCACATGCTCCCAAGAGATCACCATGTCTCCCAGAGGCACCAGCCCTGTACCGGGGTCCGCGTCCATCTCCGGGTCCGGCAGCTCCCCCGGAGTCAGGTCAAACATGGGAAAACTCAGCACGTCTGTCGCCCGGTCCACCTGGCGCATCTCCCGGTTAATCTGATGGATGGTATCGTCGTTGGTAACGCGCACGTCTACCTCGCAGGGGAAGTCCACCCTCTCCGCTGCCAGGGCCGTGCGGATGACCTTGCGGATGAGGGCCCGCTGTCCCTCGCTCACTCCCGGCACGTCAGCCGTGACGGGCATGTAATGCCGCTTCATAGCGCCTCCTCCGCCAGCTTGTCCAGCGTCCGGCCTGTCAGACGGTACACCGTCCACTCGTCCATGGGCCGGGCATCCAGGCTTTTATAGAAATCAATGCTGGGGCGGTTCCAGTCCAGGCACCACCACTCAAGCCTTCCGCAGCCCTCCCGTTTGGCCAGGGCGGCGAGGTAGGCCAGCAGCGCCTTGCCATAGCCCCGGCCCCGACACTCCGGCCAAACAAATAAATCCTCCAGATAAATTCCGGGCCGGCCCAGGAAGGTGGAGAAATTGTGAAAGTACAGAGCGAAGCCAATCTCCCGGCCGTCCTCC
This genomic window from Pusillibacter faecalis contains:
- the ybeY gene encoding rRNA maturation RNase YbeY, which produces MKRHYMPVTADVPGVSEGQRALIRKVIRTALAAERVDFPCEVDVRVTNDDTIHQINREMRQVDRATDVLSFPMFDLTPGELPDPEMDADPGTGLVPLGDMVISWEHVAAQAKEYGHSNRRELAYLVVHSVLHLLGYDHLDEGVEKARMRAREEAILAELGITR
- a CDS encoding helix-turn-helix domain-containing protein, which encodes MENIFKDRIRALRQERGETQAQVAAAIGVAESHYQRFERGANLPNLENAWKLADHFGASMDYLVGRSDQR
- the recD2 gene encoding SF1B family DNA helicase RecD2, whose protein sequence is MEELATYEGAVHSVIFQNAENGYTVLRLLVEGGEVITVVGCIPCVAPGEQLAVSGVWEQHPQHGGQLRAVELERTLPEDEEEIFSYLASGICRGVGPATARRIVDRFGKAALDILEREPERLNLIKGITAKKAQEIAESFRRQMGLRRLMEFLARYQLPPVLAMQLRQRYGDGALDQVRENPYLLSGDACGVAFSVTDEIAMSLGMSAESKERLEAAVTFELSHNEGNGHVFLPRDKLIAATCQLLQDGDPERLEAALDALVERGTVVREQVAGVDACYLRRLWEAETSACLRLNGLLAATVDTSRQADRTLAEIETEAGITYAPQQRQAVRLAAERGVLILTGGPGTGKTTTVRGIVALLQKMGLEIVLAAPTGRAAKRMSELTGMEAQTIHRLLGMNWTEGMVSFQKTEKEPLEADAVIVDEMSMVDLTLFAALLRALRPGTRLVLVGDADQLPSVGAGNVFADLIRSGRVETVFLREVFRQAEKSAIIRNAHAVNQGQPIGLTNDQEDFFFLCRRDAQRVVDTVVELCRDRLPGNMGIPADQIQVLTPTRKGPSGTLRLNQLLQEALNPRAPGKRELQWGERLFREGDRIMQTRNDYEVVWTRSDGMLGTGMFNGDVGRIVQIDPAGEWLEMDFDGRTASYSAEMLSEVELAYAMTVHKAQGSEYRCVVFAAMPSAPSLMVRGVLYTALTRARELMIVVGDDAAIRSMAANDRQQRRYSGLRWRLAHS
- a CDS encoding cation diffusion facilitator family transporter; the encoded protein is MISLLARLFLRKKDPADLRRGYGMLCGAVGIGLNLLLFGGKFLAGTLSGSIAITADAFNNLSDAGSSFVTLVGFHLAGQKPDVHHPFGHGRIEYLSGLAVSMLILLMGFELGRSSLDKILHPSPVDSSPLVLGILCVSIAVKLYMAFYNHTLGKKLSAPAMLATAVDSLSDSAATFAVLAATLVGQFSGVLIDGWVGLLVAALILWSGAKSAKETIDPLLGTPPTHEFVQRIRDLVMAHPGIIGIHDLIVHDYGPGRVMISLHAEVPATENVLDIHDEIDNVEKELQEKLGCEAVIHMDPIVTDDGVTAETRQRVAALVRCIDDEISIHDFRMVSGATHTNLIFDAVVPFGFRLTDAQVAEKIKTAVRALDGTYYAVVHVERSYT
- a CDS encoding Na+/H+ antiporter NhaC family protein; the encoded protein is MILSFGVFLAAVAACLIVGYPLVWALLLGLGLFFALGLRRGFSARVLAAMAWKQGREALIVVPVFLLIGVVTALWRASGTISFFLYYGLRGIAPGFFLLAAFLLSAALSFALGTSYGVTGTAGVVLITLARSGGVDLAMAAGAILSGAYFGDRCSPMSSCATLVAACTQTRLYDNVREMLKTAALPTVLTVAVFALASVQNPMSAVDGSVLSALSEGFALHWSVLLPAAPMLILPLLRVPVKWAMAISAAIALALTVILQGMPLNEALTAALRGYTPKSAALREILSGGGMLSMLETCTIVLITSLYAGILEGIDALAPAKTHVERLAGRLGLFPATALVSTALVMVFCNQAVTVMLDTQLLADSYAIRGASRTELAMDIANSGVVIAGLVPWSIAITVPLSMLGVGIEAIPWCVLLYLIPLCYLVTKRYFRAGQNLPALSERTTV
- a CDS encoding GNAT family N-acetyltransferase encodes the protein MSHLQFRPAERGDTGLILRFIRALAEYEHMEDQVVATEELLEEGLFDKRAAQVVFAVEDGREIGFALYFHNFSTFLGRPGIYLEDLFVWPECRGRGYGKALLAYLAALAKREGCGRLEWWCLDWNRPSIDFYKSLDARPMDEWTVYRLTGRTLDKLAEEAL